The genomic window ATCTTCAAGCCCCAAAACAGCCGGCAAGGTGAGGGAGGTGGCTGTGGTGGTGCGCGGCGGCGGTGGCCGCGGAGTCACGGTTAATGGTGTCCCGGACATGACGGAAGTGATCGACGCCGCAGGGAATGGTGATGGCTCCGCTCTGCTCATATCCGAACTCCTCCTTCGCCTGGTGCAGCAAGGCCATGAAGAGCGGGTGCTTCAGATAGTCCACAGGCACCTCGAACCGCTGCTGCTCCTCCCCTTCCTGCCCCACCCTTATCCCCACCCACCCTTTAGGTGGCATCGTCGTCGCCGGACTCTTTCCCTTCTCATGCCCGTGCCTGTGGCCCAGGTGCATCGCATGAAGGTGAAAGCTTCGCAAAAGATGGTGATTCTGGTGGTGGTGTTGTAAATGATGATACTTCTCTTCACCTCTCATTcttggaagaaaagaaaagaaaaagaaaaaaaaaaaaacctccaaGACGGAAAGAAACGAATAGAAAGTACCAAGAGGACCGGAAAGAAGGCCAAGAATAAAGAAATTATATAGATAAAGCTGTGAAGTTGGGAAAGAAAAAAGTTAGAGGTTTAGATAGAGAAAGGCCAAGGATCGGAGCTGGAGATAGCAAGGCGGGAGAGGGTGAGAGAGGAATCGCAGAGAGACGCAGGGACGTGGGACATTATCGAGGCCCTTTTGACAAGTCTTGGCAAGtttagctggtggaggaattcgAAGCATATCAGACAAGGCTAGATGGGTTTATATAGGAGTTGGAAACTTTAGAGGGGGATTAGGATCCGCTGCGTAGTTTGCAAGTCAGGGCTCGGGAAGCCGCCTTCACAGGTAGGTCAAGCTCTTACCTTCGCGCGTTTTCTCCGCAACGTTCTAAACGCGGTTCAACACGGTTATGGATGCAAGCCAAGTCAACTATCGTAGGACACGTGCCAGAAAGGTAGTGCATCCGAGGTTCACGGGTGTTGAGGAATCGGCAAGAAGAGGAGAAGGGTCAAGGTGAAGGCGTCGTTGGATGGAGAAATTGTTGGTTGGACCAGTCCAACAAATAATTTTTCACCACATTGTTCCTGTTTTTGTTTATCTGGAAACTATGGTTGGTGACGTTTTTCTCCGAAACAATCTGGAGAGTTCCAGGAACTCATAAGGAAATCAACCATAATCCCATGTTCAAGCCTCCATCATGTGCGGTAGCAAGCATGGCCCTAACATCAAGTCCACCTTGGTGGCACTGCCTATGAGGTCATGTCTTATGTCTCAAACCATATGTTCATCAATGCTGACCTTTTAATGTTCAGTAACACTTTCCTTGATATGAAAGTTGAATCGGAGAACGGATGGATAGACAGATCTTCCCCTCTATTTGATATAAGAGGatggatggatttttttttttttttttttttggtataggaTGAATATAAGGAAGAATAATGATATTTGTGCAATATTTTACTGAGCTATTCtttgattaaaatatttattattatcaatttaaaatacttatttatactataaaattagAACAACGTATAAACCAATAATTTTTATaacttataattatataaaaatatataaatatttaattttaatttaatttaatagatgattttataaattaattatatataaattaatatatatatataataattatataaataactaactaatttataatttaatctaaatagttaattaattttgtataaatagttaattaaaaataataaatataaataaaaaattataagatcattttaattatttatttataattatgaaaGTTATGTACTAAAAATagaataattagtaataaaaaaattgatagtgtaggattaattgtgtagataaaataaaatatatataaataaaataaataaaaaattaaagaagtgttataattttattcaaaaattaataaaaaataatattgtcAATATAAGAATTCAACCCTCACATGCTCTATCCATCCATCTTTGTCTCATCCCAGTTTGAGAAGATGCAAATTGATGAGTCCGCGTGGATAGATAATCCCTCATTTTTATTGatcttctttaaaattttttgaactaaacCGTAAATGAAGGTCATCTATCTTTCCCCTCATGACTCCAACCAACTACAAGATAAATGTCAATAAATATACAACACAGTGAAGGTTAGATTTAGGTCGGAGAAGCGCTTGGAGAACTTTATTGTACAACTGGACATAAAGCAGGACCATTGGTTTCATTGCAGACATATGCCTCATTGTGGAAGTTGTTGACCACGTAAGTGGCGATGGGATTGGGACCATGGTAAGGAAGTAAGGGGCGGTTGCTGATAATAATATTGACGCATGGTTGGTGGATATTGCTGGTAGACTACTAAATGGAGAACCCATTTGTGACGGGCTGTTGTACGACAAAAATGCAACAAAAATAGGACACGTGACCCTTAAAACTAGgatttcatgataaaataaatatttagacAATACTATTTACTCACTTTTAGTAAAAAATTAAGAATTACATATTTATTAGCCAGAATATTCATTTCGtcataaaatttgaatattttggaTCGAATTACCATTTTGATCATCAAAAACTAGTTTTAGCGAGAGGGCATTGGCGACAAATGcggcaataaaatattttttatcaccaaATATTTTAGGTGACTAAATTTGTTTTCTACGAATGAAATTTTTTTGTGATtgaatgtatatatataaattctTATAGTGGTGTGGCAAGCTATAGCATTTTTCTTTCTCATAAAATCAAGTTGGTATATGTTCGATCTAAAGTTACTACATTTAATGTAAATGAAAACCGGAGCACAGCGCAACATACCTCATGAGTTGGAGGCAAAAAAAATTGCAGACATATTTGGTGAGAACATTTACATCAAGGTCATTGCACAAGCTGTGGAATGTGGATACCTTAACAATAGGAAACAAGACAATTCAAGTTGTATTCTACTCTCTTTTCCTTCAATGATGCGAAGAACTTTTCACCTTGGTGGGAAAGAGCTTTCTTGAATTGGATTTTGAGGCCAACAACTTCTCAAAGTCAGATACATCCCTGAATCTTGCATACCTTGGTATTATAGCATTACATAACATTATTCTCCATTATTGCTAGAATTCCAATCCCCGACCTAGTGTAGCCTGATGACATCAATCTATGTCCCATTATCTCTTTCAAACATTTCATCAAACACCTATCTGTTTCCTTTGTCTTATCTTAACGGTATAAAACTATCAATCTAGCATAAAGTAAAATATGGGATTTAAAACCGATCATCCAAATCTTGTCATGAACAACCTCTTCAAGCCAAAGAGTTGATATTTGCatgcaagtcttgatcaaatacaAGAAGGTATAATCTATGGACAAGAGATCAACATCCGCTACAATAGCCAGGTTGCCAACCCTATCTTCTTAAACTACTTCATCACTGCTAAAGTTGCCTTATTTCTTAAGCCACATGGCAACCTCTGATGCCACCTTTCTCTAATAGCCTGTTCAACTCCACCTACCTCTTTATTTTCTCCATGTATAATTCTTGGCACAAGTTAGTAGTTGATTGCACAGCTAGCTTCAGCCCAATCACTCCTTCAGGTGGGCTAAACTAGGATCAGCTACCGGATCAATGATCTCTTGGCTATCTATCTTGTGATAtagcataaattttaaaaatcacaaaAAGTAATACAAATATTGGCATGAAATTACTTTTAGCATGTGCTTCCCTGAGAAACCTTTCCTATGCAAGTCAAAATGCATTACTTAATCAGAGATTGGATTGAAATGCAtaaagaagagaagataaggcaGAAAATAATACAAAAGAGGGGAATATGATGTTTAATGGTTGGGTGGCTGAGTTTTTTCCCGATAGGGATTTATGATGTAGATTCGATGATTTCTTAAAGAGCTTTAGATGAATATTTAAAACTATCTACATAACTACTTTACATATAATCAAGAgctaatattaaaattttcaaatattactccATATTTTCTCGTATTTCACTCTCTTATCCCTCACAAAGCCCCAAGTTATAAACGTCCCCTATATTAAGTACAACTACTCAATGATTTCTTTGACCATATCAAAACCCACAAAGCCAACATGACCAagcaaatatttttgatttttttaaatatcttaaaTAACAAAAACTTTATGTAATTAATTGGAAAAGAGAATAAAGATGCATCATGCAAGGTTATTTGATCATTGCATTGAGGGCAATTTGACCACTCAATCCAACATCTCCCACTAAGTTAATTAGGCCAAGATCATTATTCTTTAACACCCATTGATAGGATATATCCTTTGAATATTTCAGAAACAGCTACTTTAGTTAATAGATTCGCTACTATTTCTTTTAGAGATTCATACTTTACAATAACTTTATTCTTTTGAACCATATCAAAAATGTAAAAGGATTGACAATTTATATGCGTTCCTTTGAACCAAATTCACCATTTCTTACATATGTTGCATTATTTTCACATATAATTTCTATAGGTCCATCTGTTAtatatttcttcaatatttaaatTTACCAAAAAACTTTTTATCCATATGGTCTCAGTTGCTACATTATGTGTTTCGCTTCCACGATGCTTGTAGTTATACAACTTTGACTTTTACTGTACTAAAAAAtagtattgaaaaatatatcctaaagtaaatcgtttgatgattgtgctaattataattgtatatgaattgataaatattaaaattatttggccttcttcatcataagattatatcttctaacgaactcctgtattatgatgaagttcttaagattattttgagtgataaaagaggatttatctgcatagtccttaaattggttcgcgatcaaattatacactattactaggatg from Elaeis guineensis isolate ETL-2024a chromosome 4, EG11, whole genome shotgun sequence includes these protein-coding regions:
- the LOC109505080 gene encoding auxin-responsive protein SAUR32, with the translated sequence MRGEEKYHHLQHHHQNHHLLRSFHLHAMHLGHRHGHEKGKSPATTMPPKGWVGIRVGQEGEEQQRFEVPVDYLKHPLFMALLHQAKEEFGYEQSGAITIPCGVDHFRHVRDTINRDSAATAAAHHHSHLPHLAGCFGA